The Leishmania braziliensis MHOM/BR/75/M2904 complete genome, chromosome 30 genome segment GCCCGGCAACTGTCGGTGGCAGCTCGCCCTCGATCAGCTGGTGCGTCTCGTACTCCGACTCAACGTGGCGTCCCGTGTTCAAGAAGTGGTGCAGGTACGACGAGGCCAGGCGGGGGTACACTGTCGACATggcctcctctttctgcagGTAACTCTTCTCTGCGATAGCGAGGTCCTCGCGCGACTTAAGCTCGCGCATGCCCATCCCAGGCAGCACCACGTTGCTCTCCCTCAGGAACGACTTGAAGAGCTGCACCGAGTTGAGCTCCGTCATGGGCGAGCACAAGCACTCGAAGGGCTGAGGCATGCGCTtacgcagcagcggaagcacCGGGCTCTCCGTGTTGAGCGATACTACAACGCGGACCGTCGGGGGCAGGATAtgcggcatccacgctgccAATACGCTGTAGTGACACCCACAGGTGTCGAGCAGATCGATGCGGCCTAGCAGTAGAGCCATCGTTGGCCCAGCGTAGGCGCGGATGGCTTCCCGCACCGTCTCCGCCAGCGCATCGATGCTGAAGAACTCAAGGGTGCACTCGGGGGcgaagaggtgaaggagacGGTACAAGAGTACCACAACGCTGCTGTGGTCGATGTCCACAATGTGGCAGACCACGCGCGCTGGCAGCTCGCCGCCCACGCTGGGCCGCCCCTCCCACAGTAGGCTCGCCACGTTGCATAGGATGCTGCCCTTGCCAATGCAGCCGGCGCCGTAGAGAATGAATGGGGCACTGCTGTCCCGGTAAGGACCGGAGGCATACTCCAGTACGAGTGCGGTCTTTCGAGGGTGAAAGCGGCCACATTGCACAAAGCCTCGCATCACATCCATCTCGTCAGGACTCATGTAGAAGAGCTTCGACTCCTCGAGCCCTAGCACCTCGTCCACGTGCATGACGGCTGAGGTGATCTCGTCCACTGCAGGTTGCTGGAAAGTCATCTGAAGGGAGGTGAAGAGGTCGCTCTGCCAACGCACCACTCGGTTGCTTGGtgtcagcaccaccgccgatgCAGTCGCCGTCGCCTTGAGAGACTGATAAGAGGTTCCGGCGAAGCCAGCACTGCGCAGCCACTGACTTGCCGGAACCACGTCGGTGACGCCGCCAGAGAGCCCCCACGAGATCGGCGTGTagcagaagaaggcgcgcacTGCACGGTAGGTGCGGAGCCGCAGTTCGCCCATTTTATTGTGCAATGGGAGGTGGGGCGGCGGCTTCTGGTGCAGCACTCGCTCCAGTGCAAACAGCTCTCGCGTCGAGAGCGGCTCGGCGCCGAGAAGGGCGATGCACCACGTCAATTGATGATTGAAAGTTTCTTGGCACCGCGCCAGCTTTGACTCGACCTGCTCCGCTGAGTCCACATCACTGAGGGTGAGGGCCGCTACACGCACCCGCATGTCCGCCATGTAGTTGTTCACCACGGGCAGGCACTTCTCGCAGTactcctgcaccgcctcACTGGTGCCAAGCGTCAAGAGAAAGACGGTGTGCCACAAGTGGGGACTGCGCGGAACGCCATGTGGTTCGTAGCCGTACAACTCCATATCCTTGTTGGCCCGCAGTGTCGCTTGCAGCCGTGTGACCCACTCGTCCATCACCCCGCACCCCTCCAGGCCGAGGTGAGTAAAGCGCGTGTTTTGCCGCGCCGCGTCCCACACCTGGCGAATGGCTGGTGTGGAGAGGAAGTTGCAGGCGACGTCGACACTGCGCAAACTCGGGTGACCTTCGGCGATGATATCTGCCAGGAGGCTCATGCATGTCTCATCAACGCTGTTCTGTGGAAGGCGCACCTCTTCTACGCACTGATGCTGCCGTACAAATAAAAGTACGGCGAGCACGCCAAGGCGGCCGAGGAAGGTGTGCGAGGCATCGAGCAATCGCACGCTAAGGAGGTCCGACGCCCGCACCTGAGCCTCGATGTCGCCGTTTGGCttcacgccgcgccgccgacAGCACTCCACGTAGAGGTCGTACGCAGCATTCATGATGCCGAGGAGGGGAAGTGTTGAGGATGTAGTCGCGGGAGAAGAGCGCCGCAAGAAGTGCTGCTGACCAATCACATGTAGAGAGGCGTCACTCCGACACGAAGAGCAAacaagcacacgcgcgcgaAGATAAAGAATGGTGGGAAAGGgagcagagggggaggaaatgTATCCGGCCCCGGTGACGACGTCtatgtggggggagggggagggggtgtgtGGACAACTGGGCGTTACTGACTAACGCAGCGGGTGGGCGTGTAGTacaagggaaaaagagaagggcacCGCTAATGCGCTCCGCccccaccagcaccgcccgCTGCTTCCTTTTGGCTTTCTGCACTGTCGCTGCCCCGTGTGAACGGCAacacgtgtgtctgtgcacgggagagagaacgcgcATTCAGTGGACGCAGTTGGTAGGCAAGTTGAGCAATCGAAAGGACAGAGCGCGCATCACTGGACTGCCTGCATGAGGCGAGGAGAGACAACGACTAGGGGGTGATGCAGTGGTGCACACCTAAGCATACTTACACAAGCCCAAACCAGTGCGTGCTGGCGGAGAGGAAGCTACGGCAGCGCAGTCGCGTTCACGTCCTGTGGAGTAGGGGGACACTAGCGTGACTCGCTGTCGACCAtgaaggcggtggcgtctGCTGAAATTGTGTTTCAAAGTGTGGCTAGGCACGGTCATGTCAGCTCGATCGCTTGCGTCTGAGGCAACAACGAAGCAAAAAGCAAAGCCTTCTACGGTGCTTTAGCGCGTGCATAGGCGCAGCTGAGTCAGTGGCAGCTAAGCAGAAAAGTGTTGCGTTGTGGTTGCACCAATCCAggatgtggaggaggaaaaatGCCGTGGAGGGCCATCCACGTAAGCGCCATGCTGGTGCGGTGAGAAATCAGTAAACGAATACCTGCACGTGGTGGCGAGATCGTCACGAGCATCCGCCGTGCTCGGTGACCCAAGttccgctgcggcgcttcACGAAAGCGTCACTGTCAGGGAGCGCTGGAGTTCTGCCAGCTCTGGAAAGACAAAGGGcaggctgctgcgtgtgATGGTCAGCACAGTGAGGAGACGCAGTGAATGGGTAAAGTTCAGGTTAGTGCGCAGGCGCTCGCAGCACGAAAGCGACAGGACGCGCAGGAGCGGCGTGtgcggcaccagcgctgtCACGTCGGCCTCTGTTATGTTGGTGTGGTTGAGACAAAGATGCTCCAAGTTATGCGCACCGCACAGCCAGCGAATGTTCGGTAGTGTGCCAtaggagaggtggaggtgcgtggcggcgcccagcagctgcgcgtgcagTGGGTCGTCACGGGGCCAGCGCATGTGCGCAAAGTAGCCGACTTGGAGCTGCAAGGTGGGCTGCGTTATAAACGACGCAAACTCAGTGGGTCGCAACATGTTGTCAGAGAGGTCCACTACCCGCAGGGTCGAAAGGGTGCCGAGCTGAGACACGAGTATGAGCCGCTCGCAGCTGGTAGCGCGCAGAACtcgaagagaggcagcacagGCAAGGGGCTCAAGGCTGGACAAGCGAGGACAGGAAGAAACGTCGAGGGTGGTTAGGAGAGGAAGCTTCGCCAAGATGCGGAGCTCCTTGTCGCGGATCAGTGTCTGGGCCAGTTGCACCTCCTGCAGATGTTGAAGCTGACTCAGTGGCTTCAAGTACTCCACACGGCACGTGCTCGCCGTGACGCGGCGCAAGAGAGGCGCGTACTCGGCCACAACCAGAGAACCATGCTCGtagggagaaggaagcagcACGAGGGCCTGCAGCCCCTCAAGGGCGGAAAAGACACGGCCAGTGCTGCGTCTATGGGCTGAAATGCAGGCGCTGAGGCGATGCTGCGACGTCAGCGCAGTTACCTGCACGGGCGTGCCCTCCCAGCCGGACAGCAGCGAGTCCAGCACGAGACTGTGCAGGTTCGTCACGTGCACCGCCACACCGCCAGGCCCGAAGAGGCGATAAAGCAGCTGCGTGTGCCACGTCACAAGCCACAGAGGCACGCGGTGGAGAAAATCGTTGAGAGTGATGCCCATGCGGTCCACTCGCacagtgcacacacacccgctctCTTGCTCGTAGAAGGGTAAGTAGTGTGCACTCCTCTCCTGAGAGGCCTGCCTTGGGCGGGAGTGAGCACTTATCATGGACACGAACGCCGCAGGagccgctgcgcaccacgccCACACGACGCCGATGCTATTGCTCTGTGCGACGTACTCAGAGACGTCGCTGATCCCCTGCTTGTCCAtcgcctcttcgtcttcaCTGTCACTGCATGATGCGCATCAACGGAGGATCGACGATGAGCATCACGTCTGCTCACTCCTCTACGAGAGCATAAGgaaggaaaacgaagaggtGTACAAGCGGAAAGGGAGCCCCGTTTGAATGTACGCGtttgtgggggggggggggaggcgtgcTGTAGTCTGCAGACGGTGCTAGGCAGGTAGCGTAGCGCACTCTcagagacacacaaacatGTGAAGAAACacagaagggagagagagagcaaagtgCGCTGCCCGTTTCGCTTAAAGGATACGCGTCGCATACCATTGAAGACAACGGGGACTGTTAAAGGAAGTAGTGCGCAGAGTCCCCTCCGTGAGACACCCTCTTGGTGCGGAAGCGTCACGAGGAAAAGCGCAACTCTTCGCGCCGCAGTGCACTAAGCCCCACTTGTCACTCTGCACAGCACAGATGGGCGGCTTGACCTCGAAGGCAGAGGCCAACGCAGCCAAATCCCCTGAGGGCGCAGGCAGGCAAGCTGCGCCCATGGCGGGAAATGCGCGGCGGTGACGCGAGTGTCAACATTCCGTCATTCGCCTCGCTGGgtagagaagaagagcgtcGTTCAGTTACTTATCTGCAGCCTACTCTTCGCTGCTTGATGACCTCGAGTGACGGGGCCCCCAAAGCGCCCCGCATTTGTCCTCTCTCGGGGCGATGCATGTGAGTGTTCGGGCGCACTTACATAAAATGAGCCACAGCCACCCTCGCCAGACACGCACTTGCGCATCTCCCTCCGGCCCAAGCACCATCCAACGCCGATGCACAACAGGTGAGAGCCTGAAAGGAGACAAGAGGAAGGGCGACGGCAGGGGGAGGCATCCGGGTGAGCACctgaagggagaaagaaaggggcgGACCACacgcggaggaagaggagggaagaagcgCAAACCTCCGAGACGCCCAAACGAGCATCAAGTGGCAACGTGGAAAACTAtgggccacacacacacacacatgaagAAATGCACAGACACCAAACAAAAGCGGGGCGTGAGCGTCCCCACTACCAGCGCGGATGGACCAACCACGTAGCAGCCTCAAGTACACGGACGGCGTACCACTGCAACGAATGACTCGCACCCCGCAACCGCGGCAACGACAACTTGCCACTGTCCATGCAACCAGTCCAGGAGTCCGCAACAGCAAAGCTCACAAGAAAAACATCACCAACCCATTCGTTTTCACATGCCGGCTCTCTACCATAGAGCACGAAGGAAACCCAACTCTACCCCCGCCATGCCAGGACCTatcgcgcggtgcgaagcagcggtggaCACACGTGGTACAGGAACACGCCAACTCAGTCAccggagcacggcccctgcaCCAAACcctgcccacccacacaaccactccgcaggccgcctcacagcagcTCCTCTCATGCTGGTCGCCACCCAGGGCGTCCCTCTcggggagtgggggggggggggggggggcgcacagACTCCCCACACAAGTAGGCAGCGAGACCCCAGAAAGGAATAGgttcgagtcacgccgaCACTTCACCTACCATAGGAGTGGCGCAGACGTGTTCACTGTCGCACctcgctccgacgcaacacCACCtaggacctgaccgccgacgtCAGTAGCGGCACATCTCTCTCACTTCGCTACGACGTCGGGGCTTGCCCTTGTCACCATCAGAGGCAGATCAGCACTGGCAagaatggggggagggggggaactacttgtctcccccccccccagacAGAGTGGGGGGTACTGAACCGTGACCCAACACAGCGGTGTCCCCCCTGCCATCAAGAGAATAATAAgccaagagaaagagaaaggagttAAGAAACTCCCCTGGCATGCGCATCAGCACACATTTGGCGTGAAGCACGACAGGGGAagatgggagggggagacaaaGCACACATGAACTAATTGTGTGGTGGTCATCTGAGCAGTGCCGACCTCTGCAGAGGGACAGAAGGAAAAACAGTTAGCGAAAGTACTGGCAAATACTGGAGAATGCTCGATGCGTTATGAGCAACAACAGAACCTGGTAAAGCAGCacagggaagagagggatgaGAAATTAAGAAACTGGCCAAGTGGAGAGTGGCAGTGACCACTTGGgtggcctcgctgctgcgcatggtATCGCCTGACAGGCACTGAAATCAGAAGAAACGAGTCGACGAGTCCACCGAGGCAACCACGGAGCGGCGCACGCGGTAATGTGGCAGTAGGCAGCCCAGTACCTGCACCACAGAGAGGTGGTCTCTGCCCACACCTTACGACGGCTTAAAGATGTGACGCGACAGCACCTGGAACGCCCATCTTGTCGAACATCAGCTCCCTCTGTTGGCGCGCCTTCAGCTCCGCGGCACTCTCGTTCtctcgcggcggcgacggcagcagcttgCCAGGGTTGCAGATGCCCTTCGGGTCTACCTTCTTCTTCATAGTAAAGAGGAGGTCTATCGCGTTCGGCCCCATGTAACGACTCATCCACGGCACGTGCTCGTAGCCgatgccgtggtggtgggtgaggTTGCCAGTGTGCGCCAGCATCGCCTCCGTCGCGCGCGTCTTGATATCGAGGAAGATCTTCATGTCCTTGTCGTCCTTCTGCGCACTGGCGAAGGTGAAGTAGAGGCAGCAGCCGTACTTGTACTGGTGGGCCGAGTGGCAGCCGATCCAACCGCAGAGCCCGTGCTCCTTCCACACctgccgcacagcagccTTCACCGCACGCCAGCACGGGATCGCCTGCGAGTAGAGAACGCTCGTCTCAAAGACGTCCGCCcagtgggagagagagagggcgaagtCACGTATGTATGGCAGGTCGTACTTCTTCGCCTGCCAGCTTTCACCCGCTCCGCGGCCGATGCCGACACCACCGTACTTCTTGAAgacggccgccgcctcgctgcgctggAACTTCACGCTATTCGGCGTCCCCTCAAACCCAACAATCGCTAAGCTCATGTGTTGCAGGTTCCAGCCGCGGTAATTCTCGAGAAAGGACTTGACACCCTTGCTGATCAGGCGCTCAAGAAAGCTGTGCTCAGCAGTCCCCATAGCCATGCTCATGCGAaagtcgtcctcgtcgtacAGGCGCATCGTGCACAGGTGTATTCCTCTGGCGTTGCACGTGTAGAAAGCGCTGAAACCGGCCTCGAAGGTAGGGAACAGGTACCCTTCGTACAGCTTCTTCTCCGGTATAGTCTCCACCTTGAGGGTGGCCTCCGTAATGATGCCGAAGACGCCTTCAGAGCCGATGAAGAGCCCGTTCATGTCCACGCCACACGTGCGGGAGGTAGTCGGAGTTTCAATGACACCCGTCGGCGTAGCCACCTTcacagccaccaccatcTCTTCAATGTCACCGTACTGGTTCGACATCGCCCCGCTGCTACGGGCACCGATCCATCCACCGAGGGTCGAGTAGATGTAGCTGTCGGGGTCGTGGCCGAGCATGAAGCCGTAGCGAAACAACTGCTGATCCAGGTCGGGGCCTAGCACACCGGTTTCAAAGGTGGCCAGACGCGACTCGCGGTCAATCGATATCATGTGGTTCATGCGGCGCATGTCCACCGAAACGATCATGCGGGCCCGTTCGAAGGGATCCGCCTCAACACCACCTGTCACGTTGGTACCACCGCCGAACGGAATGACGACCACGTTGTGCCTGTGCGCCAGCTCCATAATCGCAACGCAGTCCTTGTGGCTGTTCGGCAGCAGAATGCAGTCCGGAGCGTACTCCACCATACCCTtgcgcacgcgccacagATCGCGGTAGTTTTTGCCCACAAGGTGGTACAGGCGGCTCTTGCCGTCAGGACGAATTTGACTCTTTTCTAGCACCGCAAAGATGTCCTTCATGAAGGCGTCGTTGAGGTTCGGCTTGTTGAGCTTTGCAACTGCCTCGTCCAGAGAAATActcggcgacagcgacgggACCTCTTTTGGTCCGACTCCGCCCCGGACCTCCTTGTAGAGGAATTCGAGCAAATTCTTGATGGGCTTGCCATCCAAGTGGCGCACCCAGAGCGGGTTCTCGTCGTCGATCTGCATCTGAATACCCTCAGCACCCCATCCGTTCCACTTGAGGCGGTCATACACCTCCGCACGGGTGGACACACGTTCCTCGTCAGCGGGCATCTTGTCCTACGCTTTATCGCTTTTTTCTTGATCGCTTTCaactgtgtgtgtgacgcTGTCGCCCTCCTCTGCGGTGCTTGCAAGAAGGTGCTTGGGTGTGGGAGGACCAGGTTcgcgcgcgtggcgtggGATGTCTGCTTTGCGGAGAGCGTAGGCGAAGAGGGGAGTGAGGCTGAGCGCAGGTAAGAGCAGTAGTCTGTCCGGCCGCTGCGCACGTGGCTGCGAGCCCTTCTCGTGTTGCGGAGAAAAGCAGCACAGAACAAGGCGAGAAGAGACGaacagagatggagagggcACGGCCGACACAAAACAGCTCAACGCGTAGAGAGATTGATGTGGTGAACAATTTTATCCACAGCGGGCAGGCGCATACGCACACGACAGAGAGCCGCGGGGAAATGGCAAACGAAACGAAAGGAGCTGCGGTGTAGTaagaaggggggagtgcagagagggaggaggatcCGTGTGGGGAGCATCtggggaaaaaagggaggcCGTTGCGCCACGGCGCAGCCGGCGCCTGAACGGGTCATGCGGCGCGGCTTTCAAACGtctgcatgtgcgtgcgcacagACAGCAGACGCTCGGAGAGACGCGCTTACTTCACACCACGGGGCTAACAAACGCACAAGAAAATAAACGgcggcacagagaggaggaaagagacaggcacgcagaggtgctgcggaGGTTTCACTGCGTGTGCTAGTCACGTCGCAGTCCTGTGACAAAGCGTCGATTCCGTCCTCACTAGCCACTCCCCCTCCATCCTCAACACCTCAGTACttgccaccgcagcagaaGAAGCGAAGTATGGCCATGGTTGCCTCGTAGCGCCATCCTCGCGATGCGCTACCCTCGGGTGCGTACGTCATCATGTCGCGCTGCGGCATCGTGGACAGGTAccggcgcagctggcggatCTTCTCGAGCGATTCAGTCGGGGCTGCAcgcttcagcatctcctcTTCGAGCGCGTTGAGACAGAACAGCGTCATGTTGCGATTGAAGCCGAAAAAAGAGGCCGTCTTACACCTGCGCCTTGCATCgtgcgacgtggcgtcgTGGCGGAGTAGAGGAAATAAAATGCCGTCGCGGATGCTAGCGGACCCGTTGAGGAGGGTGACGACGCGGTCAATCCCCATCCCCCATCCCGCCGTCGGAGGCAGCCcagcctgcagcgccttcagAAACGTTTCATCCAGGGCCAtcgcctcgtcgtcgccggtTTGCCTGTCCAGTAGTTGCTGTTGAAAACGGTAGTACTGCTCCTGCGGATCATTCAGCTCGCTGTACGCGTTACAGTACTCAATGCCGTTGATGAAAAGCTCGAAGCGAGCCGACAGCCCCGGCCGCGCACGCTGCTCCATCGCCAGCGGGCTCATGAAAAGCGGATGGCCTGTCACGAACGTCGGCTCCACCACGCGATCAGTGATGAAGTAGTCGATGAGCTTGTCGAACATCTTGGCAGCTGTGCGTACGGATGGAAGCGGGATGTTGTAGCGGAGCATAATGGCAGACATGTACGCCAGCCCACGCGGCGTGTTCAACTCAGTCGGGGGTGGCAGCTCGACGCCGGCTGCCTCCTGCACTGCGTCGTATGCGCTAACGCGGCGAAATGGCTGCTCAAAGTCGATTTCCACGGGTTCCTTCGCTACGCACGACGTCACAACAACTTTGGTGGTGCCGTTCGCCGCGAGCGCCAAGTGCCGCATGATCTCTTCCGTCATGACCATCAGATCCTCATAGGTGTGATAGGCGGCGTAGAACTCGCACGTGGTAAACTCGGGGTTGTGGCTACGGTCGGCGTCCTCGTTTCGGAACACGCGGCCGATCTCGTACACGCGCTCCATGCCGCCCACAACGCACTGCTTCAGGTGAAGCTCAGGAGCCACCCGCAGGAAGAGGTCTGCGCCGTTAGCGTTGTGGTGCGTGATAAACGGCCTCGCGCTCGCGCCTGAGGCGACGGAATGCAGCACCGGCGTCTCCACCTCGATGAAGCTGCGCGCGTCGAGGTAGTCCCGTAGAGCGCGGGTGATGGCGTGGCGCTTTCGGAAATGCTGCAGGACGGACGGGTTGGACATCATGTCGACAAATCGGTAGCGGTATTTGATGTCAGTGTCCGTGAGCGGCACGAAGCCCCTCAGATCGGGGCACAGCGCCTGGTCCGTGCAGACATACGGCGCCAAGATGGAGGCCTCCGTTGCGTAGAGGGACAATTCCCCTTTCGCGGTGCGCCCCGGCACTCCGGTGGCACCGAGAATGTCACCGGTGTGCAGTGCGTCAGCAAATGCACGCAGGTCGGTCTTGGTGAAGGACTCGCTcacctgccgcagcacctgcagttgggcctcgccgctgcggatGGTGATGAAGAGGATACGTCCCATGTCCCGGATGCTCACCACACGGCCCccgacacgcacaccaggcgcctcgctgcagcgctgatCGGCGCTGATGTGGTCGTACTTCGCGCGGAACTTCTCGAGTGTTATGACGTTACCAAATGACTGATACGCGTGCGGGAAGTCAAGGATGGTCCGCGGCGGTGGAAGACAGGCGCCAGCCGATATCGTGGTGGTTGCAGCTCTGGCACGCTGGCTTCTCGCGGACTGATGGATAGCAGAGACAACTGATGAGTTGGCAGCCCCCTTACACCCCTTCCGCTTCCGCTCTTTGGGCCTCGCTGCCTCGctgccggtggcggcggcatggGCCCCTGATGTGGACAtcggaggagaggcagaggcgctggaggcggcccTCTCCGTCGTCGGGGGCGCAGTGTCAACAGACATCGATGCCCCTTGACGAGCGACAGCAGATGCCCCGCGGCACTGAAACGTCAAGgagcccagcagcagcagcgctgccacctgGGTTCTACTGGCGGGGTACATCACCACAATCACCGAAGATAAACAGAGCTGACGAGAGTGCAGGGAAAAATAAAAGGGGGAAAATTGAGCTCAGCAGCGGAGCACGGCGCGGAAACGTgcgcagagacacacaccgcaacagtggggggagggggggattTGCCAAGAGCGTAAGGAGTGCCAGCAGGCTGCCAGGGTGCGGCTGTGTGAAGAGCAGCATGTGGGTTGTATGGCGCAGAGAAAAGACACGAAGGCGGTGAacggcagagaggaggagaaagatgGTGTTGGTGAGAGCGACGAGAGCCAAGCTATGCAAGCACGACGAGAGAAGtggcacctctctctctccccctatCACACTTGCGCGGGTATCTATGCATCTAAGCATACCCCTTCATGCCTCTGCGCCGAGGCAGTGCAGGGGTGGAGCTGACACCTCCTCATCTCTGGTGAGGCCCATGGGTCACAAGCGCCTTGCAGcactccttccctccttccctcctcctcgtaccCCTGAGGCATACCCTGTCATGGGAGTGGACGGCACCGTCGAGGGGACAGGAGGAACGAGCATCCGTAACCATATGggcgcgcacacagagagagcgagcgctcgcgccaccaccatcatTCTTGCGGGTGGCATGGTGAGTGCGGAGGGTGTCTGTTAGCAGTTTGAATCCTTTGTGTTTCTACCCGTCAACTCAATGGCGCCTGAGGACGGAGCATCGTCTGCCCGCGTCTCCGTAGGATAGCCCATAGTAATCCGCGTACGCTAGCGTAAACACCAATATGCAGAAGCAACATCGCCAACGCCTGCGCTTGACGACGAGGCGAGTCAGCAAGGCGCCATCAAGATGATAATTcagaaaacaaagaagcaACTAAAGCGCCCACCAgtacgcacagagagagagagacacacagccGTACAACGATAAGCGGAGACGCAACCATGGGAGCCGTGCCTTATACGTCCGAGGCGAAAGGCACCGTCACgacagggagagaagagggaaatgaagggggagggacgcGATGAAACGCAACACAACTCTCTCgtagagaggcagagaaaaggtGAAGTAAAGCCCAACGAGTGCGCGCCGCATTACACTCGCCCCCGCTGCCAGACGCAGCACCGGCATACACCGATGggcacacaccaacacatCATCCGCCATCTCTACAGCTTGTAGTTGAAGAAATAGAACTTAAAGGAGAGTGTGAGACCCATGTGAAAGCCCGCCACGAGGACCACCAGGCCAATGAACCAGTTCCGCTCCAACGTTGTTTTCCACATG includes the following:
- a CDS encoding putative lysyl-tRNA synthetase; amino-acid sequence: MGRILFITIRSGEAQLQVLRQVSESFTKTDLRAFADALHTGDILGATGVPGRTAKGELSLYATEASILAPYVCTDQALCPDLRGFVPLTDTDIKYRYRFVDMMSNPSVLQHFRKRHAITRALRDYLDARSFIEVETPVLHSVASGASARPFITHHNANGADLFLRVAPELHLKQCVVGGMERVYEIGRVFRNEDADRSHNPEFTTCEFYAAYHTYEDLMVMTEEIMRHLALAANGTTKVVVTSCVAKEPVEIDFEQPFRRVSAYDAVQEAAGVELPPPTELNTPRGLAYMSAIMLRYNIPLPSVRTAAKMFDKLIDYFITDRVVEPTFVTGHPLFMSPLAMEQRARPGLSARFELFINGIEYCNAYSELNDPQEQYYRFQQQLLDRQTGDDEAMALDETFLKALQAGLPPTAGWGMGIDRVVTLLNGSASIRDGILFPLLRHDATSHDARRRCKTASFFGFNRNMTLFCLNALEEEMLKRAAPTESLEKIRQLRRYLSTMPQRDMMTYAPEGSASRGWRYEATMAILRFFCCGGKY
- a CDS encoding alkyldihydroxyacetonephosphate synthase → MPADEERVSTRAEVYDRLKWNGWGAEGIQMQIDDENPLWVRHLDGKPIKNLLEFLYKEVRGGVGPKEVPSLSPSISLDEAVAKLNKPNLNDAFMKDIFAVLEKSQIRPDGKSRLYHLVGKNYRDLWRVRKGMVEYAPDCILLPNSHKDCVAIMELAHRHNVVVIPFGGGTNVTGGVEADPFERARMIVSVDMRRMNHMISIDRESRLATFETGVLGPDLDQQLFRYGFMLGHDPDSYIYSTLGGWIGARSSGAMSNQYGDIEEMVVAVKVATPTGVIETPTTSRTCGVDMNGLFIGSEGVFGIITEATLKVETIPEKKLYEGYLFPTFEAGFSAFYTCNARGIHLCTMRLYDEDDFRMSMAMGTAEHSFLERLISKGVKSFLENYRGWNLQHMSLAIVGFEGTPNSVKFQRSEAAAVFKKYGGVGIGRGAGESWQAKKYDLPYIRDFALSLSHWADVFETSVLYSQAIPCWRAVKAAVRQVWKEHGLCGWIGCHSAHQYKYGCCLYFTFASAQKDDKDMKIFLDIKTRATEAMLAHTGNLTHHHGIGYEHVPWMSRYMGPNAIDLLFTMKKKVDPKGICNPGKLLPSPPRENESAAELKARQQRELMFDKMGVPGAVASHL